A section of the Streptomyces sp. CG1 genome encodes:
- a CDS encoding NADH-quinone oxidoreductase subunit D: MTPTTETTVGIGGAAESTDMVLNIGPQHPSTHGVLRLRLVLDGERIVHAEPVIGYMHRGAEKLFEARDYRQIIVLANRHDWLSAFSNELGVVLAVERMLGMEVPERAVWTRTLLAELNRVLNHLMFLGSYPLELGGITPVFYAFREREVLQNVMEEVSGGRMHYMFNRVGGLKEDLPAGWTARARAAVAAVRSRMDVFDDLVLGNEIFRGRTRGVGAMTPETVHAYGVSGPIARASGVDFDLRRDEPYLAYGDLQDTLKVVTRSEGDCLARFEVLLAQTHNALGLADACLDRLAELPPGPINQRLPKVLKAPEGHTYAWTENPLGINGYYLVSKGEKTPYRLKLRSASYNNIQALTELLPGTLVADMVAILGSMFFVVGDIDK, translated from the coding sequence ATGACTCCTACGACGGAGACCACGGTCGGGATCGGCGGTGCCGCGGAGAGCACCGACATGGTGCTCAACATCGGGCCCCAGCACCCGTCCACGCACGGCGTGCTGCGGCTCAGGCTCGTGCTGGACGGGGAGCGCATCGTGCACGCGGAGCCGGTGATCGGCTATATGCACCGCGGCGCCGAGAAGCTCTTCGAGGCGCGCGACTACCGGCAGATCATCGTGCTCGCCAACCGCCACGACTGGCTGTCGGCGTTCTCGAACGAGCTGGGTGTGGTCCTCGCCGTGGAGCGGATGCTCGGCATGGAGGTGCCCGAGCGGGCGGTGTGGACGCGCACGCTGCTCGCCGAGCTGAACCGCGTGCTGAACCACCTGATGTTCCTAGGCTCCTATCCGCTGGAGCTGGGCGGCATCACCCCGGTGTTCTATGCGTTCCGTGAGCGCGAAGTGCTCCAGAACGTCATGGAGGAGGTCTCCGGCGGCCGTATGCACTACATGTTCAACCGTGTCGGCGGCCTCAAGGAGGACCTGCCGGCCGGCTGGACCGCACGCGCGCGTGCCGCCGTGGCCGCCGTGCGCTCGCGCATGGACGTCTTCGACGACCTGGTGCTCGGCAACGAGATCTTCCGGGGGCGCACGCGCGGAGTGGGCGCGATGACGCCGGAGACCGTGCACGCCTACGGCGTGAGCGGGCCCATCGCGCGCGCCTCGGGCGTCGACTTCGACCTGCGTCGTGACGAGCCGTACCTGGCGTACGGCGATCTCCAGGACACCCTGAAGGTCGTCACCCGCAGCGAGGGCGACTGCCTCGCCCGCTTCGAGGTGCTCCTGGCGCAGACCCACAACGCGCTCGGCCTCGCCGACGCCTGCCTGGACCGGCTCGCCGAGCTGCCGCCCGGGCCGATCAACCAGCGGCTGCCGAAGGTGCTGAAGGCCCCTGAGGGGCACACGTACGCGTGGACCGAGAACCCGCTCGGCATCAACGGCTACTACCTGGTCAGCAAGGGCGAGAAGACGCCGTACCGGCTGAAGCTGCGCTCCGCGTCGTACAACAACATCCAGGCGCTGACCGAGCTGCTGCCCGGGACGCTGGTGGCGGACATGGTGGCGATCCTGGGCTCGATGTTCTTCGTGGTCGGCGACATCGACAAATAG
- a CDS encoding PH domain-containing protein has protein sequence MAGASGAEGRAALTERRLHPVTPFRRAWAPIAVLAGWAVHDPDGAQQQLARLTTTVLLLGLAVLVPVAGLYGFLSWWFTHYAVTDTELRIRTGLLFRRTAHIRLERIQAVDVSRPLLARVAGVAKLRIDVVGTDDKDELAFLGEQEARALRAELLARAAGFAPETAREVGEAPAHELMRVPPRALALSLVLTGAVWGSLCAALVVPTVLWLTTHNLWTVLATALPLFGAAGASSAGRFAGEFDWKVSESPDGLRIDHGLLDRMHETVPPGRVQTVRFVEPLLWRRLGWVRVELDVAGSANSVLVPVAPRPIAESVVARVLHGVTVPQELARPPRRARWCVPVWWRGHRLTVTDTVFATRHGLLRRRLSLVPHAKVQSVRLSQGPWQRLWRVADVHVDTGADKTVTARLRDAQEAARLLHAQAERSRTGRRDARPDRWMTSG, from the coding sequence ATAGCTGGCGCCAGTGGCGCTGAGGGGCGCGCGGCCCTGACCGAGCGCCGGCTGCATCCCGTCACGCCCTTCCGGCGGGCGTGGGCGCCGATCGCCGTACTCGCCGGATGGGCCGTGCACGACCCGGACGGAGCGCAGCAGCAGCTGGCGCGGCTGACCACCACCGTGCTGCTGCTCGGCCTCGCGGTACTGGTACCGGTGGCCGGCCTCTACGGCTTCCTGTCCTGGTGGTTCACGCACTACGCGGTCACCGACACCGAACTGCGCATCCGGACCGGCCTGTTGTTCCGGCGCACCGCGCACATCCGGCTGGAGCGCATCCAGGCCGTGGACGTCTCGCGTCCCCTCCTCGCGCGCGTGGCGGGCGTCGCGAAACTGCGGATCGACGTCGTGGGCACGGATGACAAGGACGAACTCGCGTTCCTGGGCGAGCAGGAGGCGCGCGCCCTGCGCGCGGAGCTACTCGCGCGCGCCGCGGGTTTCGCGCCCGAGACGGCGCGTGAAGTCGGTGAGGCGCCGGCGCACGAGCTCATGCGCGTGCCCCCACGGGCACTGGCGCTCTCCCTGGTGCTGACGGGCGCCGTCTGGGGCTCGCTGTGCGCCGCGCTCGTCGTACCGACCGTGCTGTGGCTCACCACCCACAACCTGTGGACGGTCCTCGCCACCGCGCTCCCGCTGTTCGGCGCGGCCGGCGCGAGCAGCGCGGGGCGGTTCGCCGGCGAGTTCGACTGGAAGGTGAGCGAGTCACCGGACGGACTGCGCATCGACCACGGGCTGCTCGACCGTATGCACGAGACGGTCCCGCCCGGCCGGGTGCAGACCGTGCGGTTCGTGGAGCCGCTGCTGTGGCGGCGGCTCGGCTGGGTGCGGGTGGAACTGGACGTGGCCGGGTCCGCGAACTCGGTGCTGGTGCCGGTCGCCCCGCGCCCGATCGCCGAGTCGGTCGTCGCGCGCGTGCTGCACGGCGTGACCGTGCCGCAGGAGCTGGCCCGCCCGCCGCGGCGGGCCCGCTGGTGCGTGCCGGTGTGGTGGCGCGGGCACCGTCTCACGGTCACCGACACGGTGTTCGCCACCCGGCACGGCCTGCTGCGTCGCAGACTCTCGCTGGTCCCGCACGCCAAGGTGCAGAGCGTGCGGCTGAGCCAGGGCCCCTGGCAGCGCCTCTGGCGGGTCGCGGACGTCCATGTGGACACCGGGGCCGACAAGACCGTGACGGCCCGTCTGCGGGACGCCCAGGAGGCCGCACGGCTCCTGCACGCCCAGGCGGAGAGATCCCGTACGGGCCGCCGGGACGCCCGCCCCGACCGCTGGATGACCTCGGGATGA
- a CDS encoding DUF5937 family protein, with translation MSVTIDITGLAAGGGAPGSSEAERWGRVSVVPSPLAELGMALHALSEPGHHPGLQGWATAVSSRLDPCLADRLCEADFLWRTTFSDVFAPFAGIPGGRTLPGATLAEDLDLLDKLTDEQFVSAALEFTCQLRYDVETPGPLGDPELRRRSLELAAARGAVQERFTHRLLEDPPVVRAWFRQLMLDCDEAFFADTWARVQPQLAADARHKTELLRRAGLAEALASLSQAVSLDEEAALITVDKLSVGRTATGDGGLVLMPTSLGWPHLLVLHRFGWQPSISYPASGSRPQAPSVEQLTRRMEALAHPVRMRLCRHLARAPHTTSELAEAHGMSAPEISRHLAVLKKAGLITNCRRGRYVQHQLDLTAVARLGSDFIEGVLR, from the coding sequence ATGAGCGTGACCATCGACATCACCGGACTCGCCGCCGGTGGGGGTGCCCCCGGCTCGAGTGAAGCCGAGAGGTGGGGAAGGGTCTCCGTCGTGCCCTCCCCGCTGGCGGAACTGGGGATGGCCCTGCACGCCCTCAGCGAGCCCGGTCACCACCCCGGTCTCCAGGGCTGGGCGACAGCCGTCTCGTCCCGGCTGGACCCCTGCCTGGCCGACCGGCTGTGCGAGGCGGACTTCCTGTGGCGTACGACGTTCTCGGACGTCTTCGCCCCGTTCGCGGGCATCCCCGGCGGCCGCACGCTCCCCGGTGCCACGCTCGCGGAGGACCTGGACCTGCTGGACAAACTGACGGACGAACAGTTCGTCAGCGCCGCCCTGGAGTTCACCTGCCAGCTGCGCTACGACGTCGAGACCCCGGGCCCGCTCGGCGACCCCGAGCTGCGCCGTCGCTCCCTGGAACTGGCCGCCGCGCGCGGTGCCGTGCAGGAGCGGTTCACACACCGGCTGCTGGAGGACCCGCCGGTGGTCCGCGCCTGGTTCCGGCAGCTGATGCTCGACTGCGACGAGGCGTTCTTCGCCGACACCTGGGCCCGGGTCCAGCCGCAGCTCGCCGCGGACGCCCGGCACAAGACCGAGCTGCTGCGCCGCGCGGGTCTCGCCGAAGCCCTCGCGTCCCTCTCCCAGGCCGTCTCGCTGGACGAGGAGGCCGCGCTCATCACAGTCGACAAGCTCTCGGTGGGCCGCACCGCCACGGGCGACGGCGGCCTGGTCCTGATGCCGACCAGCCTCGGCTGGCCGCATCTCCTGGTCCTGCACCGGTTCGGCTGGCAGCCGTCGATCTCCTATCCCGCGAGCGGCTCCCGCCCGCAGGCCCCGTCCGTGGAGCAGCTCACCCGCCGCATGGAGGCGCTGGCCCACCCGGTGCGGATGCGGCTGTGCCGCCATCTGGCCCGCGCCCCGCACACCACGAGCGAACTGGCCGAGGCGCACGGCATGTCGGCGCCCGAGATATCCCGGCACCTCGCGGTCCTGAAGAAGGCGGGCCTGATCACCAACTGCCGCCGCGGCCGCTACGTCCAGCACCAGCTGGATCTGACAGCGGTGGCCCGGCTGGGCAGCGACTTCATCGAGGGCGTCTTGCGCTGA
- a CDS encoding alpha/beta hydrolase-fold protein translates to MGLTSNKVLVLVIIVAAILFAATVWLWPRLARQNWRAVGGRIGLMLATQLAIFASVGLAANQSFGFYASWSDLFGQENGQGVVVDHIAGGGNSPIQVVSTSRVIGVSSALPQVAGQVQKVDIIGRATHISTPAFVYLPPEYFQPQNRARKFPVSVVLTGYPGTAQALVDKLHYPSTAQQLSQQGKMQPMILVMMRPTVAPPRDTECVDVPGGPQAETFFAKDLRDSVMAHYRVDKTPASWGIVGDSTGGYCALKIAMHHPGSYAAAAGLSPYYKAPIDPTTGDLFHGNKNLQNRADLFWTIKNLTAPETSLLVTSSKVGEHNYKDTLKFIKSVQDTNVTRISSIILPSGGHNFNTWKREIPSTLQWLSTRLVAH, encoded by the coding sequence ATGGGTCTCACGAGCAACAAGGTGCTAGTGCTGGTGATCATCGTCGCCGCCATTCTGTTCGCCGCGACGGTGTGGCTTTGGCCACGACTGGCACGGCAGAACTGGCGGGCCGTCGGCGGACGGATCGGGCTGATGCTCGCCACGCAACTGGCGATCTTCGCCTCCGTGGGCCTCGCCGCCAACCAGTCGTTCGGGTTCTACGCGAGCTGGTCCGACCTGTTCGGCCAGGAGAACGGCCAGGGGGTGGTCGTCGACCATATAGCCGGCGGCGGCAACAGCCCCATACAGGTGGTCTCCACGTCCCGGGTCATCGGTGTGAGCAGCGCGCTGCCGCAGGTGGCCGGGCAGGTCCAGAAGGTCGACATCATCGGCCGTGCGACCCACATCTCCACGCCGGCGTTCGTGTACCTGCCGCCGGAGTACTTCCAGCCGCAGAACCGCGCGCGCAAGTTCCCGGTGTCCGTCGTCCTCACGGGTTATCCGGGTACGGCTCAGGCGCTGGTGGACAAGCTGCACTACCCCAGTACGGCGCAGCAGCTGTCACAGCAGGGGAAGATGCAGCCGATGATCCTGGTGATGATGCGGCCGACCGTGGCGCCGCCGCGGGACACCGAGTGCGTCGACGTTCCCGGTGGCCCCCAGGCCGAGACCTTCTTCGCGAAGGACCTGCGTGACTCGGTGATGGCTCACTACCGGGTCGACAAGACCCCTGCCAGCTGGGGCATCGTCGGCGACTCGACCGGCGGCTACTGCGCTTTGAAGATCGCCATGCACCACCCGGGTTCATACGCGGCCGCCGCGGGCCTTTCGCCCTACTACAAAGCGCCGATCGACCCCACGACCGGGGACCTCTTCCACGGCAACAAGAACCTGCAGAACCGTGCCGACCTCTTCTGGACGATCAAGAATCTGACCGCGCCCGAGACGTCGCTGCTCGTCACCAGCAGCAAGGTCGGTGAGCACAATTACAAGGACACGCTCAAATTCATCAAGAGTGTGCAGGACACGAACGTGACCAGGATTTCGTCGATCATCCTTCCCAGCGGCGGACACAACTTCAACACCTGGAAGCGGGAGATCCCCAGCACGCTCCAGTGGCTCAGCACGCGACTGGTCGCCCACTGA
- a CDS encoding Rossmann-like and DUF2520 domain-containing protein: MSTVHQPDLKDRPARLTVGVVGAGRVGPALAASLQLAGHRPVAVSGVSDASRRRAETMLPDVPLVPPAEVLTRADLVLLTVPDDVLPGLVAGLVETGAVRPGQLLVHTSGRYGAGVLDPATRVGALPLALHPAMTFTGTPVDVQRLAGCSFGVTAPEELRLAAEALVIEMGGEPEWISEQNRPLYHAALALGANHLVTLVAQSMELLRTAGVEAPDRMLGPLLGAALDNALRSGDAALTGPVARGDAGTVAAHITELRKHAPQTVAGYVAMARATADRALAHGLLKPELAEDLLGVLADGTGGTRGTHGTEGNDR, from the coding sequence GTGAGTACAGTCCACCAGCCAGACCTCAAGGACCGCCCCGCGCGGCTCACTGTCGGCGTCGTCGGCGCCGGCCGTGTGGGCCCCGCGCTCGCCGCGTCCCTTCAACTCGCCGGACACCGCCCGGTGGCCGTCTCCGGCGTCTCCGACGCCTCTCGCAGGCGCGCCGAGACCATGCTCCCGGACGTGCCGCTGGTGCCGCCCGCCGAGGTCCTGACCCGCGCCGACCTGGTGCTGCTGACCGTCCCCGACGACGTCCTGCCCGGTCTGGTCGCCGGCCTCGTCGAGACCGGCGCCGTACGGCCGGGACAGCTGCTCGTGCACACCTCCGGCCGCTACGGCGCGGGGGTCCTCGACCCGGCCACGCGCGTGGGGGCGCTGCCGCTCGCTCTGCACCCGGCGATGACCTTCACCGGCACTCCCGTGGACGTCCAGCGCCTCGCCGGCTGCTCCTTCGGCGTCACCGCGCCCGAGGAACTGCGCCTGGCCGCCGAGGCCCTCGTGATCGAGATGGGCGGCGAACCGGAGTGGATCAGCGAGCAGAACCGCCCGCTCTACCACGCGGCCCTCGCACTCGGCGCCAACCACCTGGTGACCCTGGTCGCCCAGTCCATGGAGCTGCTGCGCACGGCGGGCGTCGAGGCGCCCGACCGGATGCTCGGCCCGCTGCTCGGCGCCGCCCTGGACAACGCGCTCCGCTCGGGCGACGCGGCGCTCACCGGGCCCGTCGCGCGCGGGGACGCCGGCACGGTCGCCGCGCACATCACCGAGCTGCGCAAGCACGCCCCGCAGACTGTCGCGGGTTATGTCGCGATGGCCCGCGCGACCGCCGACCGGGCGCTCGCGCACGGCCTGCTGAAGCCCGAACTCGCCGAGGACCTGCTCGGCGTGCTGGCCGACGGGACCGGCGGCACCAGAGGCACTCACGGCACCGAGGGGAACGACCGATGA
- a CDS encoding response regulator, with the protein MTIRVMLVDDQVLLRTGFRMVLAAQPDMEVVAEAGDGVEALQVLRSTDVDVVLMDVRMPKLDGVETTRRICAEPDPPKVLILTTFDLDEYAFSGLKAGASGFMLKDVPPGDLLAAIRAVHSGDAVVAPSTTRRLLDRFAPMLPSAGKEPQHKELERLTDREREVMVLVAQGLSNGEIAARLVLSEATVKTHVGRILTKLGLRDRVQVVVLAYETGLVRAGGHG; encoded by the coding sequence ATGACGATCCGTGTGATGCTCGTCGACGACCAGGTGCTGCTGCGCACCGGGTTCCGGATGGTGCTCGCCGCCCAGCCGGACATGGAGGTCGTCGCGGAGGCGGGCGACGGTGTCGAGGCCCTGCAGGTGCTGCGGTCCACGGACGTCGACGTCGTCCTGATGGACGTCCGTATGCCGAAGCTGGACGGCGTGGAGACCACCCGGCGGATCTGCGCCGAGCCCGACCCGCCCAAGGTGCTGATTCTGACCACGTTCGACCTGGACGAGTACGCCTTCTCCGGGCTGAAGGCGGGCGCCTCCGGCTTCATGCTCAAGGACGTACCGCCCGGTGACCTGCTGGCCGCGATCCGCGCGGTGCACAGCGGCGACGCGGTCGTGGCGCCGTCCACCACCCGGCGCCTGCTGGACCGCTTCGCGCCGATGCTGCCCTCCGCCGGCAAGGAGCCGCAGCACAAGGAGCTGGAGCGGCTCACCGACCGGGAGCGCGAGGTGATGGTGCTGGTCGCGCAGGGTCTGTCCAACGGCGAGATCGCGGCCCGGCTGGTGCTGAGCGAGGCGACGGTCAAGACCCACGTGGGCCGCATCCTGACCAAGCTCGGCCTGCGCGACCGGGTGCAGGTCGTGGTACTGGCCTACGAGACGGGCCTGGTCCGCGCGGGCGGACACGGCTGA
- a CDS encoding SAM-dependent methyltransferase translates to MRGWRAATEAALYGPGGFYRRPEGPAGHFRTSVHASPLFAQAVARLLCRVDEALGRPSALDFVDMGAGRGELVTGVLAALPADLAARTRAYAVELAGRPAELDERITWQDTPPAAVTGLLFANEWLDNVPVEIAEVDPAGVPRLVLVADDGTERLGEPVTGAEADWLARWWPLPAEEGLRAEIGLPRDLAWASAVDRVVRGLAVAVDYAHTVDTRPTFGTLTGFREGRETAPVPDGSCDITAHVALDACAAAPRSRTGSCAPWDTARTALDATRGRADTARDLQNTTRITSDAPDPSSGRARTPQREARTPPGAAQSPACTPPGAAQTPHGTARTLAPARLLTQRAALRALSITGARPPLALATTDPSAYVRALASAGEAAELTAPGGLGDFGWLVQPVGIPDPLA, encoded by the coding sequence CTGCGCGGCTGGCGTGCGGCGACCGAGGCAGCGCTGTACGGACCCGGCGGCTTCTACCGCCGCCCGGAGGGTCCGGCCGGCCACTTCCGTACGTCCGTGCACGCCTCCCCGCTGTTCGCGCAGGCCGTGGCCCGGCTGCTGTGCCGGGTCGACGAGGCGCTGGGACGGCCCTCGGCGCTGGACTTCGTCGACATGGGTGCGGGGCGCGGCGAGCTGGTCACCGGAGTCCTGGCCGCCCTGCCGGCCGACCTGGCCGCCCGCACGCGCGCGTACGCCGTCGAACTCGCCGGCCGCCCGGCCGAACTGGACGAACGGATCACCTGGCAGGACACGCCCCCGGCCGCCGTCACAGGACTGCTGTTCGCCAACGAGTGGCTGGACAACGTGCCCGTGGAGATCGCCGAGGTCGACCCCGCGGGCGTGCCCCGGCTGGTCCTCGTCGCCGATGACGGCACCGAGCGGCTCGGAGAGCCGGTGACCGGCGCGGAGGCGGACTGGCTCGCCCGGTGGTGGCCGCTGCCGGCCGAGGAGGGGCTGCGCGCGGAGATCGGGCTGCCCCGGGACCTGGCGTGGGCGTCGGCGGTGGACCGGGTGGTGCGCGGGCTCGCGGTGGCCGTGGACTACGCGCACACCGTCGACACGCGCCCCACGTTCGGGACGCTCACCGGCTTCAGGGAGGGGCGCGAGACGGCGCCCGTACCGGACGGGTCGTGCGACATCACGGCGCACGTCGCACTGGACGCGTGCGCGGCTGCTCCCAGGTCACGCACGGGCTCGTGCGCGCCCTGGGACACAGCGCGCACGGCTCTCGACGCGACGCGCGGGCGCGCGGATACGGCGCGCGATCTGCAGAACACGACGCGCATCACCTCCGACGCGCCCGACCCGTCGTCGGGCAGGGCTCGCACCCCGCAGAGGGAGGCACGGACACCCCCGGGAGCGGCACAGAGTCCGGCGTGCACGCCCCCCGGCGCGGCGCAGACCCCCCACGGCACAGCGCGCACGCTGGCCCCCGCACGCCTTCTCACGCAACGCGCTGCTCTGCGCGCCCTGAGCATCACCGGCGCACGCCCCCCGCTCGCGCTGGCCACCACGGACCCCTCCGCCTATGTGCGCGCCCTCGCGAGCGCCGGCGAAGCCGCCGAACTCACCGCCCCGGGCGGTCTCGGCGACTTCGGCTGGCTGGTCCAGCCGGTTGGAATTCCGGACCCGCTCGCCTGA
- a CDS encoding low specificity L-threonine aldolase produces the protein MSDTAEQDEKRSMHERRLAALRVARRVLWRPVFEATIRERLDWLTRTAPQVHDLDERADMYGGQVVATLEERVAGLLGTEAAAFFPTGTMAQQVALRCWAARTGNPTVALHPLAHPEVHERNAFSQVSGLRPVHVTSEPRLPTAAEIRDFDEPFGALMLELPLRDAGYLLPTWEELTEVVEAARERDAVVHFDGARLWETTEHFGRPLAEIAGLADTVYVSFYKSLGGFGGAALAGPKTLVEEAKTWRHRYGGMVFQQFPTVLAALAGLETELPRLPDYVRHARVVAAALREGFAAAGLPWARVHPEVPHTHEFRVWLPYDPDVLAEAAVRQVEETSVGLFGRSWDRGGPALAFTEVTVGAAGLEWTADDVRAAVADFVDRLPAP, from the coding sequence ATGAGCGACACGGCGGAACAGGACGAGAAACGATCGATGCACGAGCGGCGCCTGGCCGCTCTGCGGGTGGCGCGCCGCGTGCTGTGGCGCCCCGTCTTCGAGGCCACGATCCGGGAACGGCTGGACTGGCTGACGCGGACGGCTCCGCAGGTCCACGACCTGGACGAGCGGGCGGACATGTACGGCGGCCAGGTGGTGGCCACCCTGGAGGAGCGGGTCGCCGGCCTGCTCGGTACGGAGGCCGCCGCCTTCTTCCCGACCGGCACGATGGCTCAACAGGTGGCGCTGCGCTGCTGGGCGGCCCGCACCGGCAACCCCACCGTCGCCCTGCACCCCCTCGCCCACCCGGAAGTGCATGAACGGAATGCCTTCAGCCAGGTCAGCGGCCTGCGCCCGGTACACGTGACGAGCGAGCCCCGGCTGCCCACGGCCGCGGAGATACGCGACTTCGACGAGCCGTTCGGCGCGCTGATGCTGGAACTGCCGCTCCGGGACGCCGGTTATCTGCTGCCCACATGGGAGGAGCTGACCGAGGTCGTGGAGGCGGCGCGGGAGCGCGACGCGGTGGTGCACTTCGACGGCGCGCGCCTGTGGGAGACCACCGAGCACTTCGGCCGCCCCCTGGCCGAGATCGCCGGCCTCGCCGACACCGTCTATGTGTCGTTCTACAAGTCCCTCGGCGGCTTCGGCGGCGCCGCGCTCGCCGGCCCGAAGACCCTGGTCGAGGAGGCGAAGACCTGGCGGCACCGGTACGGCGGAATGGTCTTCCAGCAGTTCCCGACGGTGCTGGCGGCGCTCGCCGGGCTGGAGACGGAGCTGCCCCGGCTGCCGGACTATGTACGGCACGCGCGCGTGGTGGCCGCCGCGCTGCGCGAGGGGTTCGCCGCGGCCGGGCTCCCTTGGGCACGCGTCCACCCGGAGGTGCCGCACACCCACGAGTTCCGGGTCTGGCTGCCGTACGACCCCGACGTGCTGGCCGAGGCCGCGGTACGGCAGGTGGAGGAGACCTCGGTGGGTCTGTTCGGACGCTCCTGGGACCGCGGCGGACCGGCCCTGGCGTTCACCGAGGTCACGGTCGGTGCGGCGGGCCTGGAGTGGACGGCCGACGACGTACGCGCGGCCGTGGCCGACTTCGTGGACCGACTGCCCGCGCCGTGA
- a CDS encoding sensor histidine kinase, translating to MQRLYDFLRRHPTWVDTFWAVTLLGLSGLSVVNLNGAPGHHGSVVAAMTVSVVLCVVVALRRRYPEPMLLVACATGLAQLVLDVGTTLADFAMLVITYTVAAIGSRWASRLALAVSLVAATVAQMRWPTPHSSFAGQIAITVFQTVPFALAWVLGDSMRTRRAYFAQLEERAARLEKEREAQSKVAVAAERARIARELHDVVAHNVSVMVVQADGAAYVLDTAPDQAKKALETISSTGRQALAEMRRLLGVLRTGEHQESGEYVPQPDVEQIDDLIEKCRTSGLPVDFKVEGTPRPLPSGVELTAYRIVQEALTNTRKHGGPNAGASVRLVYFDDGLGLLIEDDGKGAPHELYEEGGADGQGHGLIGMRERVGMVGGTLDAGPRPGGGFRISALLPLKPAH from the coding sequence GTGCAGCGCCTCTACGACTTCCTCCGCCGCCACCCGACCTGGGTCGACACCTTCTGGGCCGTCACCCTGCTCGGGCTGTCCGGCCTGAGCGTGGTCAATCTGAACGGGGCGCCGGGACACCACGGATCGGTCGTCGCAGCGATGACCGTGTCCGTCGTCCTGTGCGTCGTCGTCGCGCTGCGCCGCCGTTACCCGGAGCCGATGCTGCTGGTCGCGTGCGCGACCGGGCTGGCCCAGCTGGTCCTGGACGTGGGGACGACCCTCGCCGACTTCGCGATGCTGGTGATCACGTACACCGTCGCGGCGATCGGTTCCCGCTGGGCCTCCCGGCTCGCCCTCGCCGTCAGCCTCGTCGCGGCGACCGTCGCGCAGATGCGCTGGCCGACGCCGCACTCCAGCTTCGCCGGGCAGATCGCCATCACCGTCTTCCAGACGGTGCCCTTCGCGCTCGCCTGGGTGCTCGGTGACTCCATGCGCACCCGGCGTGCCTACTTCGCCCAGCTGGAGGAGCGCGCGGCGCGCCTGGAGAAGGAGCGCGAGGCGCAGTCGAAGGTCGCGGTGGCCGCGGAACGCGCCCGGATCGCACGCGAGCTGCATGACGTCGTCGCGCACAATGTGTCGGTGATGGTGGTGCAGGCCGACGGCGCGGCCTACGTCCTCGACACGGCCCCCGACCAGGCCAAGAAGGCCCTGGAGACGATCTCCTCCACCGGCCGTCAGGCACTCGCCGAGATGCGCCGCCTGCTGGGCGTGCTGCGCACCGGCGAGCACCAGGAGAGCGGGGAGTACGTCCCCCAGCCCGACGTGGAGCAGATCGACGACCTCATCGAGAAGTGCCGCACCTCCGGCCTCCCCGTCGACTTCAAGGTCGAGGGCACCCCGCGCCCGCTGCCCAGCGGTGTGGAGCTGACCGCGTACCGGATCGTGCAGGAGGCGCTCACCAACACCCGCAAGCACGGCGGACCCAACGCGGGCGCGAGCGTGCGGCTGGTCTACTTCGACGACGGGCTCGGCCTGCTCATCGAGGACGACGGCAAGGGCGCTCCGCACGAGCTGTACGAGGAGGGCGGCGCGGACGGCCAGGGGCATGGCCTGATCGGTATGCGCGAGCGGGTCGGTATGGTCGGCGGCACGCTGGACGCCGGCCCGCGTCCGGGCGGAGGATTCCGCATCAGCGCCCTGCTCCCGCTCAAACCGGCGCACTGA
- a CDS encoding PH domain-containing protein — METGSPEETGIPGAELVWRGLQPALLRVRRLLVVVGAALLAVATAVLLGLLVGPVWAGFALLPLAFAALCWRLLERNWRSWRYAERADDLLISRGVLWREETVVPYGRMQLVEVTSGPIERRFGLATVQLHTAAAATDATIPGLAPAEAERLRDRLTELGEARSAGL, encoded by the coding sequence ATGGAGACGGGGAGCCCGGAGGAGACCGGGATACCGGGGGCCGAACTGGTGTGGCGCGGGCTGCAGCCCGCTCTGTTGCGGGTGCGCCGGCTGCTCGTGGTCGTGGGGGCGGCGCTGCTCGCGGTCGCCACGGCAGTGCTGCTGGGCCTGCTCGTGGGCCCTGTGTGGGCGGGCTTCGCGCTGCTGCCACTGGCCTTCGCGGCCTTGTGCTGGAGACTCCTGGAGCGCAACTGGCGCTCGTGGCGGTATGCCGAGCGCGCGGACGACCTGCTGATCAGCCGCGGTGTCCTGTGGCGCGAGGAGACGGTGGTGCCGTACGGGCGGATGCAGCTGGTGGAGGTCACCTCCGGGCCCATCGAGCGGCGCTTCGGGCTGGCGACCGTGCAGCTGCACACGGCGGCCGCCGCGACCGACGCCACCATTCCCGGCCTGGCCCCGGCCGAGGCGGAGCGTTTGCGCGACCGGCTCACCGAGCTGGGCGAGGCGCGATCGGCGGGCCTGTGA